The Ranitomeya imitator isolate aRanImi1 chromosome 6, aRanImi1.pri, whole genome shotgun sequence genome window below encodes:
- the LOC138642996 gene encoding polyadenylate-binding protein 1, whose product MNPSAPSYPMASLYVGDLHPDVTEAMLYEKFSPAGPILSIRVCRDMITRRSLGYAYVNFQQPADAERALDTMNFDVIKGKPVRIMWSQRDPSLRKSGVGNIFIKNLDKSIDNKALYDTFSAFGNILSCKVVCDENGSKGYGFVHFETQEAAERAIDKMNGMLLNDRKVFVGRFKSRKEREAELGARAKEFTNVYIKNFGEDMDDERLKEMFGKYGPALSVKVMTDESGKSKGFGFVSFERHEDAQKAVDDMNGKDMNGKAIYVGRAQKKVERQTELKRKFEQMKQDRITRYQGVNLYVKNLDDGIDDERLRKEFSPFGTITSAKVMMEGGRSKGFGFVCFSSPEEATKAVTEMNGRIVATKPLYVALAQRKEERQAHLTNQYMQRMASVRAVPNPVINPYQPPPSSYFMAAIPPAQNRAAYYPAGQIAQLRPNPRWTTPGARPHPFQNMPGAIRPAAPRPPAFSTMRPASSVPRVVSAQRVANTSTQTMGPRPTAAAAAAAATSAVRSAPQYKYAAGVRNPQQHLNAQPQVAMQQPAVHVQGQEPLTASMLASAPPQEQKQMLGERLFPLIQAMHPTLAGKITGMLLEIDNSELLHMLESPESLRSKVDEAVAVLQAHQAKEAAQKAVNNPAGVAAV is encoded by the exons ATGAATCCAAGTGCTCCCAGCTACCCTATGGCCTCCCTGTATGTTGGGGACCTCCACCCTGATGTCACAGAGGCTATGTTGTATGAAAAGTTCAGCCCTGCGGGTCCAATTTTATCAATCAGAGTGTGCAGAGACATGATCACCCGTCGATCTCTAGGTTACGCTTACGTCAACTTCCAGCAGCCGGCCGATG CTGAACGAGCTCTGGATACCATGAACTTTGATGTCATTAAGGGCAAGCCTGTTCGTATTATGTGGTCTCAGCGCGACCCATCTCTGCGCAAGAGCGGCGTAGGCAACATCTTCATCAAAAATCTCGACAAATCTATTGATAACAAAGCCCTGTACGATACTTTTTCTGCCTTTGGTAACATCTTATCATGCAAG GTCGTTTGTGATGAAAATGGATCTAAGGGATATGGATTTGTACATTTCGAGACCCAAGAAGCTGCAGAAAGGGCTATTGACAAGATGAACGGCATGCTTTTAAATGACCGCAAAGT atTTGTTGGACGTTTCAAGTCCCGTAAAGAAAGAGAAGCAGAACTTGGAGCAAGAGCGAAAGAGTTCACTAATGTTTATATCAAGAATTTTGGCGAAGATATGGATGATGAGCGGCTGAAAGAAATGTTTGGGAAATACG GTCCAGCGCTCAGTGTTAAAGTCATGACTGATGAAAGCGGGAAGTCTAAGGGATTCGGGTTTGTCAGCTTCGAGAGACACGAGGATGCACAAAAG GCCGTGGATGACATGAATGGTAAAGACATGAATGGTAAGGCAATTTATGTTGGAAGAGCCCAGAAGAAAGTCGAGAGACAAACTGAGCTTAAACGGAAATTTGAGCAAATGAAGCAAGATCGAATCACCAGATATCAG GGAGTCAATCTCTACGTTAAAAATCTAGACGATGGGATCGATGATGAGAGGCTACGAAAAGAATTCTCCCCTTTCGGTACCATCACTAGTGCTAAG GTCATGATGGAAGGTGGACGCAGCAAAGGGTTCGGCTTTGTTTGTTTCTCCTCCCCAGAAGAGGCAACCAAAGCTGTAACAGAAATGAATGGAAGGATTGTAGCCACCAAGCCATTGTATGTTGCCTTGGCACAACGCAAGGAGGAACGTCAAGCGCATCTGACAAACCAATACATGCAGAGAATGGCCAGTGTCAGGGCTGTGCCCAACCCCGTAATCAATCCTTACCAGCCACCACCATCCAGTTATTTCATGGCAGCTATCCCACCG GCTCAAAATCGTGCTGCATACTACCCAGCTGGACAAATAGCCCAGCTTAGACCCAATCCCCGCTGGACAACGCCAGGAGCTAGGCCTCATC CATTCCAGAATATGCCAGGAGCCATCAGACCTGCAGCTCCAAGACCACCAGCATTTAGCACCATGAGGCCAGCATCTTCAGTCCCACGTGTTGTATCAGCTCAGAGAGTTG CTAATACTTCAACCCAAACAATGGGACCACGTCCAACAGCTGCAGCTGCTGCAGCCGCTGCCACTTCCGCCGTGCGCTCGGCTCCACAATATAAATACGCTGCTGGTGTGCGTAACCCTCAGCAACACCTTAACGCTCAGCCACAAGTTGCTATGCAGCAG CCTGCTGTCCATGTGCAAGGACAAGAGCCCCTGACTGCCTCCATGCTGGCCTCTGCTCCACCACAGGAACAGAAACAAATGCTCG GTGAGCGCCTCTTCCCTCTCATTCAAGCCATGCACCCAACACTGGCTGGTAAAATCACTGGGATGTTGCTGGAGATTGATAATTCTGAGCTTCTTCACATGCTTGAGTCACCAGAGTCTCTCCGCTCaaag GTTGATGAAGCTGTTGCTGTGCTGCAAGCCCATCAGGCCAAGGAAGCCGCACAGAAGGCTGTGAACAACCCTGCAGGAGTGGCAGCCGTCTAA